In a genomic window of Candidatus Hydrogenedentota bacterium:
- a CDS encoding HAD hydrolase-like protein, with amino-acid sequence MTLILFDIDGTLTATNAVDAKCYASAFKKVFGFDLPSTDWDVYTHCTDRAIIHEAVEKQRGSHAAQAEIDSFEQQFVADLTVEFSVNPDGFAEIPGAKRILEAIARRNGFCAALATGGMRGSACYKLSRIGVDAAAMPAGFSNDALTREDIARHAIAQADGNANDIVYVGDGPWDARTSAAMGMRFIGITGDAPSDRLKAEGASVCLADFLDQEAFFEAVRTAAVPHGRRELSK; translated from the coding sequence GTGACGTTGATTTTGTTCGACATAGACGGCACATTGACGGCGACGAACGCCGTGGATGCCAAATGTTACGCCTCGGCCTTCAAAAAGGTGTTCGGCTTCGACCTGCCCAGTACGGACTGGGACGTCTACACGCATTGCACCGACCGCGCGATCATCCATGAAGCGGTGGAAAAACAACGGGGATCCCACGCGGCACAAGCGGAAATAGACTCCTTCGAGCAACAGTTTGTGGCGGATCTTACAGTGGAATTTTCGGTCAATCCGGACGGATTCGCCGAAATTCCCGGCGCGAAACGAATCCTCGAGGCCATTGCGCGGCGCAATGGTTTTTGTGCGGCGCTGGCCACGGGCGGCATGCGCGGTTCGGCCTGTTACAAGTTGTCGCGGATTGGCGTTGACGCGGCGGCCATGCCTGCCGGGTTCTCAAACGATGCACTGACGCGCGAGGACATCGCACGCCATGCGATTGCCCAAGCCGACGGAAACGCCAATGACATCGTGTATGTGGGCGACGGGCCATGGGATGCGCGGACGTCCGCCGCCATGGGAATGCGGTTCATCGGCATTACAGGCGATGCGCCGTCCGATCGCCTGAAAGCGGAGGGCGCTTCGGTATGCCTTGCCGATTTTCTAGATCAGGAGGCCTTTTTCGAGGCGGTGCGGACGGCTGCCGTTCCGCATGGCCGGCGGGAACTTTCAAAATGA
- a CDS encoding Gfo/Idh/MocA family oxidoreductase has translation MAAKMDRRTFVRTAAAGVAAGFATGRARGANEKIRLGFIGVGNRGGQLIEFTQKHADAEIVALCDVYDPFLKKWAEKLGGGVRQYRDFRALLEQDSIDAVVVASPDHWHALHTIMACEAGKDVYVEKPLSITIHEGRKIADAAKKTGRIVQVGIQRRSGQMYSELAQRVRDGLIGKVTVARCYRITNMWPNGIGKAQDADPPADLDWDMWLGPRPMRPFRDTIAPYKFRWWQAYSSQVANWGVHFLDVIRWMLGETGPSAVAALGGKFAVDDDRDIPDTMEVTYELPSGALAVFGQYEASGADAMKRGYVELRGTKGTIYMDDRGYEILPERGGQFQDNAPRMEPAEVKSTDGDLSVQHIRNFLDCIKSREQPSADAETGHRSTTFSHLANIALATRSVIEWDADAERITNNDKANALLHYEYRKPWKLA, from the coding sequence ATGGCGGCGAAAATGGACAGGCGGACATTCGTGCGAACGGCGGCGGCGGGCGTCGCGGCGGGATTCGCCACGGGACGGGCTCGCGGCGCGAACGAAAAAATACGCCTTGGCTTCATTGGCGTCGGCAATCGCGGGGGGCAACTTATCGAATTCACCCAAAAGCACGCGGACGCGGAAATCGTGGCCCTTTGCGACGTATACGATCCGTTTCTGAAAAAATGGGCGGAAAAACTGGGCGGCGGCGTTCGGCAATACCGTGATTTTCGCGCTTTGCTGGAACAGGATTCCATTGATGCCGTTGTGGTCGCATCGCCGGATCACTGGCACGCGCTGCACACCATCATGGCATGCGAGGCCGGGAAGGACGTGTACGTCGAAAAGCCTTTGTCCATCACGATTCATGAGGGCCGTAAAATAGCCGACGCCGCGAAAAAAACCGGGCGGATTGTTCAGGTGGGCATTCAACGGCGTTCGGGCCAAATGTATTCGGAATTGGCGCAGCGCGTGCGCGACGGATTGATCGGAAAAGTCACCGTGGCGCGCTGCTACCGCATCACCAACATGTGGCCGAACGGCATCGGCAAGGCCCAAGACGCCGATCCGCCTGCGGATCTCGATTGGGATATGTGGCTGGGGCCCCGTCCCATGCGTCCGTTCCGCGACACCATTGCGCCCTACAAGTTCCGGTGGTGGCAGGCGTATAGTTCACAGGTCGCCAACTGGGGCGTCCATTTCCTCGACGTAATCCGTTGGATGCTTGGCGAAACGGGGCCGAGCGCCGTGGCGGCGCTGGGCGGCAAGTTCGCCGTGGACGACGATCGCGACATCCCCGACACGATGGAAGTCACCTACGAACTGCCTTCGGGCGCGCTGGCCGTCTTCGGGCAGTACGAGGCCAGCGGCGCGGATGCCATGAAACGCGGATATGTCGAACTGCGGGGAACAAAAGGCACGATTTACATGGACGACCGGGGGTATGAAATCCTGCCGGAACGCGGCGGCCAGTTCCAGGACAATGCGCCGCGCATGGAACCGGCCGAGGTAAAAAGCACGGACGGCGATTTGAGCGTGCAGCATATCCGCAATTTCCTTGACTGCATCAAGAGCCGCGAACAGCCTTCGGCGGATGCCGAAACCGGCCATCGTTCGACCACGTTTTCGCACTTGGCGAACATCGCGCTCGCCACCCGATCGGTCATCGAATGGGATGCGGACGCCGAACGCATCACGAACAACGACAAGGCCAATGCACTGCTTCATTACGAATACCGCAAGCCATGGAAACTGGCGTGA
- a CDS encoding sugar phosphate isomerase/epimerase family protein, which produces MFRLGAFTDEISQDLERACRICVEFGFEGLEIRGVWRTPCQELTDAQVRDIRRIAADYGRVVCSIASPFGKCELEDSAEVAKHMDYLRRCGDIARELDCTIVRGFAFWGHGKREKPWRRMFDAYAPVPAILEEKGIVLGLENEAACYVGTARHLRYFLDGLACPRIKALWDPANHVQDPEGTNVPAFPDSFNLIRTDLVHVHVKDAAPTPDGNVPNVFMGTGICRWREQFAALASDGYAGFCSLETHVNPDQCPPETMEKYGHYLAGEGREGASKVCMAWIRDTLKDIE; this is translated from the coding sequence GTGTTTCGCTTGGGCGCGTTCACTGATGAGATATCGCAGGATCTCGAACGGGCATGCCGGATCTGTGTCGAATTCGGCTTCGAAGGCCTGGAAATTCGCGGGGTATGGCGGACGCCGTGCCAGGAATTGACGGATGCGCAGGTGCGCGACATCAGGCGAATCGCGGCGGATTACGGCCGCGTCGTGTGCAGCATCGCGTCGCCATTCGGCAAATGCGAATTGGAGGACTCCGCCGAGGTGGCGAAGCACATGGATTACCTTCGACGTTGCGGCGACATTGCGCGCGAACTGGATTGCACGATCGTGCGTGGATTCGCTTTCTGGGGCCACGGCAAGCGTGAAAAACCATGGCGGCGAATGTTCGACGCCTATGCGCCCGTGCCCGCGATCCTTGAAGAAAAAGGGATTGTCCTTGGACTGGAAAATGAGGCCGCGTGTTACGTCGGTACGGCCCGGCACCTGCGCTATTTTCTCGACGGCCTTGCCTGTCCAAGGATCAAGGCATTGTGGGATCCGGCGAATCACGTGCAGGATCCCGAAGGCACAAATGTGCCCGCCTTTCCGGACAGCTTCAATCTGATTCGGACGGATCTGGTTCATGTGCATGTCAAGGATGCCGCGCCCACTCCCGATGGAAACGTTCCCAACGTCTTCATGGGAACGGGCATCTGCCGGTGGCGGGAGCAGTTCGCGGCGCTCGCCTCCGATGGGTACGCCGGGTTTTGTTCGCTCGAAACCCATGTAAATCCCGACCAGTGCCCGCCGGAAACGATGGAAAAATACGGGCATTATCTGGCCGGCGAAGGCCGCGAAGGCGCCAGCAAGGTTTGCATGGCATGGATACGCGATACGCTCAAAGACATCGAATAA
- a CDS encoding PIG-L family deacetylase, translating to MNIVVVGAHPDDAEVFAGGACVKWARLGHRVLMVSLTNGDVGHHEMAGGPLAMRRAAEAHLSAERAGVRSLVLDHHDGELEPTLALRKQVVGILREFEADIVLTHRPNDYHPDHRYTSVVVQDAAFMVTVPHFCPLVPALGKNPVFLYLMDSFQKPVPFRPDIAVDVSDAMDTKWAMLDAMESQMYEWLPWLDGALQTVPGDAAARREWLERTWTPFFETPAKQARKALEKWYGPSAAKIRFAEIFEICEYGHQPSEQEIRRLFPFFPAATARRRKG from the coding sequence ATGAATATCGTGGTCGTGGGCGCACATCCGGACGATGCCGAGGTTTTCGCGGGCGGCGCATGCGTCAAGTGGGCGCGGCTGGGCCATCGTGTGCTGATGGTTTCGCTGACCAACGGCGATGTGGGCCATCACGAAATGGCCGGAGGTCCCCTCGCCATGCGGCGCGCCGCCGAAGCGCATCTCTCCGCGGAACGAGCGGGGGTGCGCAGTCTCGTGCTCGATCATCACGACGGGGAACTTGAACCTACGCTGGCCCTGCGAAAACAGGTTGTTGGAATTCTTCGCGAATTCGAGGCGGATATTGTCCTGACGCATCGTCCCAACGATTACCATCCCGATCACCGCTACACATCGGTCGTCGTGCAGGACGCGGCATTCATGGTTACAGTGCCGCATTTCTGTCCATTGGTTCCCGCATTGGGCAAGAATCCCGTATTTCTCTACCTCATGGATTCATTTCAAAAGCCTGTGCCGTTCCGGCCGGACATCGCCGTTGACGTGTCCGATGCGATGGACACGAAATGGGCCATGCTCGATGCGATGGAATCGCAGATGTACGAATGGCTTCCCTGGCTCGACGGCGCCCTCCAGACTGTGCCCGGCGATGCGGCCGCGCGGCGCGAATGGCTCGAACGCACGTGGACGCCTTTCTTCGAGACCCCGGCCAAACAGGCGCGCAAGGCGCTGGAAAAATGGTACGGCCCCTCGGCGGCCAAGATCCGCTTTGCAGAAATCTTCGAGATTTGCGAATACGGCCATCAGCCTTCCGAACAGGAAATACGCCGTCTGTTTCCGTTTTTTCCGGCGGCAACCGCCCGAAGGCGAAAGGGGTAA
- a CDS encoding DUF1343 domain-containing protein — MPENDRKILNEALRDAVREAKCPGAVAYIGRCGDKLFHESEGLRQIVPDRRRAEKDTIYDLASLTKVVATTTAVLMLHEEGVLDLDAPVSEYLPVPAFGRFTIRQCLTHTAGLHPGMPFYRECTTLNEMLQRYAATEPSREPGTRRVYSDVGFMILGAVVELASRDSLNGFCSRRIFRPLDMRDTAFNPPKEWADRCAATEQCAWRKRIVRGEVHDENAYAVGGVSGHAGLFSTAFDLAKFCRALLEGKLLKDNTVAAMRRIGQVPTYPWQGLGWKLDPWSGGSEGFLPSRAAIGHTGWTGTSIWIDFDSGLFSILLSNACHPSREKRDASTLRHVFHEGIARAFYSDRANVHTGLDRLLWDGFDSIRGKRLAVLANHAAVDQLGRPLLDVLAMEPSVSVRRVYSPEHGFHGQAEAGAKVASESGKIPVVSLYGDRKAPSRAELAETDLFVVDLPDVGSRYYTYMATMKDCLAACGDAGVPVLVLDRPNPLGGLILEGPVAERFDSPVCCAPVPVRHGMTPGELARFFASSMTNPPRIAVGELDAWRRELFFAQCALPWIPPSPNMPDPETALLYAGVCLFEGTNLNEGRGTDWPFKIIGAPWLDAEAIIESLDRGDCEGCAIEATTYVPRAIAGKAARPKYLDEPCKGIRMRVEDAIRIRPFRLAIALIAAIRRHHAAFALTDWFDTLAGTPQVRRSIEAGKTPRQIVAEYEAALVRFDSRRPRIY, encoded by the coding sequence ATGCCGGAAAATGACCGGAAAATTCTGAACGAGGCGCTGCGCGATGCCGTCCGCGAGGCAAAATGCCCCGGCGCGGTGGCGTATATCGGACGCTGCGGCGACAAACTCTTCCATGAATCGGAAGGGTTGCGCCAGATTGTGCCGGATCGCCGTCGTGCCGAAAAAGACACGATCTACGATCTCGCGTCGCTGACAAAAGTCGTGGCCACGACGACCGCCGTTCTGATGCTGCACGAGGAGGGCGTCCTGGATCTTGATGCGCCGGTTTCGGAGTATCTTCCCGTGCCGGCCTTTGGGCGTTTTACCATTCGCCAATGCCTCACGCACACGGCCGGATTGCATCCCGGCATGCCGTTTTACCGGGAATGCACGACGCTGAATGAAATGCTTCAGCGTTATGCCGCCACTGAACCTTCCCGCGAACCAGGAACGCGCCGCGTTTATTCCGATGTGGGGTTCATGATCCTGGGCGCGGTGGTTGAACTGGCGTCACGCGATTCGCTGAACGGATTTTGTTCCCGGCGGATATTTCGTCCGCTCGACATGCGCGATACCGCGTTCAATCCGCCGAAGGAATGGGCGGATCGCTGTGCGGCCACGGAACAGTGCGCATGGCGCAAGCGAATCGTGCGCGGCGAGGTGCATGACGAAAATGCGTATGCCGTCGGCGGCGTGTCCGGCCATGCGGGATTGTTCTCGACGGCATTCGATTTGGCGAAATTCTGCCGTGCGCTGCTTGAAGGAAAATTACTCAAAGACAACACGGTCGCCGCCATGCGAAGAATCGGGCAGGTACCCACCTATCCGTGGCAAGGGCTGGGGTGGAAACTGGATCCATGGTCCGGCGGCAGCGAGGGATTTCTTCCATCCCGCGCGGCCATAGGGCACACCGGCTGGACCGGTACGAGCATCTGGATTGATTTCGACAGCGGCCTGTTTTCGATTTTGCTGTCGAACGCATGCCATCCATCGCGCGAAAAACGTGACGCGTCCACCTTGCGGCATGTGTTTCACGAGGGCATCGCCCGTGCGTTTTATAGCGACCGCGCCAATGTCCACACCGGTTTGGACCGCCTTCTTTGGGATGGATTCGATTCAATTCGCGGGAAGCGCCTGGCCGTGTTGGCCAACCATGCCGCGGTGGATCAACTGGGCAGGCCGCTGCTCGATGTGTTGGCGATGGAACCCTCGGTGTCCGTCCGGCGCGTGTACAGTCCCGAACACGGATTTCACGGCCAAGCCGAAGCGGGAGCGAAGGTGGCCTCGGAATCGGGCAAAATTCCCGTGGTCAGCCTATACGGGGATCGCAAGGCCCCGTCGCGCGCGGAACTGGCGGAAACCGACCTCTTCGTTGTGGATCTGCCCGATGTGGGGTCCCGGTACTACACCTACATGGCGACGATGAAAGATTGCCTGGCGGCCTGCGGGGATGCCGGTGTGCCCGTGCTCGTTCTGGATCGCCCGAATCCGCTGGGCGGACTCATTCTCGAAGGACCGGTTGCGGAACGATTCGATTCGCCCGTGTGCTGCGCGCCGGTGCCGGTCCGCCACGGCATGACGCCCGGAGAACTGGCCCGATTCTTTGCGTCGTCCATGACCAATCCGCCGCGGATCGCCGTCGGCGAGTTGGACGCTTGGCGCCGCGAACTCTTTTTTGCGCAATGCGCGCTGCCGTGGATTCCGCCCTCGCCCAATATGCCCGATCCGGAAACCGCTCTACTGTACGCGGGCGTGTGTCTGTTCGAGGGGACGAATCTCAATGAGGGGCGGGGAACCGACTGGCCTTTCAAAATAATCGGCGCCCCATGGCTGGACGCCGAAGCGATCATCGAATCGCTCGACAGGGGGGATTGCGAAGGCTGCGCGATCGAGGCCACGACCTATGTTCCGAGGGCCATTGCCGGAAAGGCCGCCCGCCCGAAATACCTTGATGAACCCTGCAAGGGAATTCGCATGCGCGTGGAGGATGCCATCCGAATCCGTCCGTTCCGGCTGGCGATAGCCCTGATTGCCGCCATTCGCCGGCATCATGCCGCGTTTGCCTTGACGGACTGGTTCGACACGCTGGCCGGAACACCCCAAGTGCGGCGATCGATCGAGGCGGGGAAGACACCCCGGCAGATCGTTGCGGAGTACGAGGCGGCGCTTGTCCGATTCGACAGCCGCCGTCCGCGAATTTATTGA
- a CDS encoding ATP-dependent 6-phosphofructokinase, with protein MLSSERFEVHTLAPRRRRSPLKLTTAWGDGVANFVPDEARVRFQVVIAPDLPPCDILVEKAGPRERIHFDPARTCAAIVTCGGLCPGLNNVIRSAYFALHYNYGVENIFGIRYGYMGMDPAANLEPIRLTREFVENIHERGGSVLGSSRGAVDVSAMVDFLIARSINILFCIGGDGTQRGANAIAQEALRRKADIAVAGIPKTIDNDILYVSRTFGFNTALEKAKEVLDCAHAEATGAPNGIGLVKLMGRDAGFIAAGATLASQQVNFTLIPECPFKLEGRQGFLPMLMKRLEKRGHAVIAVAEGAGQDLFPDADAGADASGNRRHRDIGLLLKEAIAAYAAAHKIPINLKYFDPSYIIRSVPANSDDSLFCNALARNAVHAAMAGKTGVLVGLLNDQFVHIPIATAVEGKKQVSLESELWLGVIEATGQPHSFR; from the coding sequence GTGTTGAGCAGCGAACGGTTTGAAGTGCATACCTTGGCGCCGCGCCGGCGGCGATCCCCGTTGAAACTGACGACGGCCTGGGGAGATGGTGTGGCCAACTTCGTGCCGGATGAGGCGCGAGTTCGCTTTCAGGTGGTGATTGCCCCGGATTTGCCGCCCTGCGACATCCTCGTCGAAAAGGCCGGTCCCCGCGAGCGTATCCATTTCGATCCGGCGCGGACCTGCGCGGCCATTGTGACCTGCGGTGGTTTGTGCCCCGGCCTTAACAATGTAATCCGAAGCGCCTATTTTGCGCTGCACTACAATTACGGCGTGGAAAATATCTTTGGCATCCGTTACGGATACATGGGAATGGATCCGGCCGCAAATCTGGAGCCCATTCGGTTGACCCGCGAATTTGTCGAAAATATTCACGAACGGGGCGGTTCGGTGCTGGGGTCGTCCCGTGGCGCGGTGGATGTGTCGGCCATGGTGGATTTTCTAATCGCGCGGAGCATCAACATTCTTTTTTGCATTGGTGGCGACGGCACCCAGCGCGGCGCCAATGCCATCGCGCAGGAGGCGCTGCGGCGCAAGGCCGATATCGCCGTGGCGGGCATCCCCAAGACGATTGACAACGACATCCTGTATGTGTCTCGCACGTTCGGATTCAACACCGCCCTCGAAAAGGCGAAAGAGGTACTGGACTGCGCGCACGCCGAGGCCACCGGCGCGCCCAACGGCATTGGACTGGTCAAATTGATGGGGCGCGACGCGGGATTCATCGCCGCCGGCGCCACGCTGGCGAGCCAGCAAGTCAATTTCACGCTCATCCCCGAATGCCCGTTCAAACTGGAAGGCCGGCAGGGTTTTCTACCGATGCTGATGAAGCGTCTCGAAAAACGCGGCCATGCCGTCATTGCCGTGGCCGAGGGCGCCGGACAGGACCTTTTTCCCGATGCCGACGCGGGCGCCGATGCCTCCGGCAACAGGCGGCATCGCGACATCGGCCTGTTGCTGAAAGAGGCCATTGCGGCCTATGCCGCCGCGCACAAAATCCCGATCAATCTCAAGTATTTCGATCCGAGTTACATCATCCGAAGCGTTCCGGCCAATTCCGATGACAGCCTTTTCTGCAATGCGCTGGCCCGAAATGCCGTGCATGCCGCCATGGCCGGAAAAACCGGGGTCCTTGTCGGACTGCTGAACGATCAGTTCGTTCATATCCCTATCGCCACGGCCGTCGAGGGGAAAAAGCAGGTCTCGCTCGAAAGTGAACTATGGCTTGGCGTCATCGAGGCCACGGGGCAGCCCCACTCGTTCAGGTAG
- the bamA gene encoding outer membrane protein assembly factor BamA — protein MKTCSTWVILLALAWTAMSVSAQDTASRNVKSIDVTGLSAVSEQLVRSHIELQTGRDYNPTVVARDLRRLYSLGHFDTIRVDVESGPDGLAVTYVFSEKRNIESIKIIGNDKLRANKIRGVITWKEGDAFAPDAYDEQRKAILKLYESKGFANTTVDIGAEDVGQAKVRVVFTINEGRKARIHSVVFDGNQALSDRQLKKGLKTKRGFWFVGGKYNEEKFEMDLKKVVDKYGDAGHLDAEVKGTQITYTPNGKKMDIHIAVVEGPEFKVESIEPANNVVFDDDEMMTIAKVHAGDVHNKGQVARDADEIAKGYQDSGYVNAEVTPQVTLDREKNTTHIVYNVKEGDLKYLKQIDITGNSVTKDEVIRREMLVSPGDRVDGNRLTLSRQQLENTHYFDTVRLTLHDIEDSDLYTNLLANVEESKTGSFNFGMGYSSEESVGGFAEFRLNNFDIANPPSFAGGGQIFSTRLYIGTIREQYNLSFTDPEIFGYPLGMGFDVFDESYRYSRRSHFTEESLGGQIRFIKRLSPSVTLRTAIRYSDVSYHDIASEYTPEWRREFVESNTLSNSWSIMRKTLDHDRDPSRGSKHELVATIAGFGADNNFYRFEHDSTWYFPLSSSKKWILSFRTREGWAEAYGSSDRLPISERFFVGGTDTVRGYENRDIGPKIKRYQEYKEREAIGGSLRLIDNLEVKYKVTNMLRLYAFVDAGGVWWDAGDFDFGDIKFSSGLGLGFDIPRMGPLRVDWGVPINPDSDQVRSGRLHLMTGFAF, from the coding sequence GTGAAGACATGCTCGACCTGGGTTATCCTGCTGGCGCTGGCATGGACCGCGATGTCCGTTTCAGCCCAGGACACGGCCAGCCGGAACGTCAAAAGCATTGATGTGACGGGTTTATCGGCCGTCAGTGAACAGTTGGTTCGCTCCCATATCGAATTGCAGACGGGGCGCGATTACAATCCGACCGTTGTGGCGCGCGATCTTCGCCGCCTGTATAGCCTCGGCCATTTCGATACCATTCGCGTGGATGTGGAATCCGGCCCGGACGGATTGGCCGTTACCTATGTCTTTTCCGAAAAGCGAAACATCGAATCCATCAAGATCATCGGCAACGACAAACTGCGGGCAAACAAAATCCGCGGCGTCATCACATGGAAAGAAGGCGATGCGTTTGCGCCGGACGCCTACGACGAGCAGCGCAAGGCGATTCTGAAACTGTATGAAAGCAAAGGATTCGCCAATACCACCGTGGACATCGGCGCGGAAGACGTGGGCCAGGCGAAGGTCCGCGTCGTCTTTACCATCAACGAGGGCCGGAAAGCCCGTATTCATTCAGTCGTGTTCGACGGCAACCAAGCGCTCAGCGACCGCCAACTCAAGAAAGGCCTGAAGACCAAGCGCGGGTTCTGGTTCGTCGGCGGCAAATACAATGAAGAAAAGTTCGAGATGGATTTGAAAAAAGTCGTGGACAAATACGGCGATGCGGGCCATCTCGACGCGGAAGTGAAGGGCACCCAGATTACGTATACGCCCAACGGCAAAAAAATGGATATTCATATCGCCGTCGTCGAAGGGCCGGAATTCAAGGTCGAGAGCATCGAACCGGCCAACAATGTCGTCTTTGACGACGATGAAATGATGACGATCGCGAAAGTGCACGCGGGCGATGTGCATAACAAGGGCCAAGTGGCCCGCGACGCCGACGAAATCGCCAAGGGCTACCAGGACAGCGGCTATGTCAACGCCGAAGTCACGCCGCAAGTCACGCTCGATCGTGAAAAGAACACCACCCATATCGTCTACAACGTCAAGGAAGGCGATTTAAAATATCTCAAGCAGATTGACATCACAGGCAATTCGGTGACGAAGGACGAGGTGATTCGTCGTGAAATGCTGGTTTCGCCCGGGGATCGCGTGGACGGCAACCGTTTGACGCTGAGCCGCCAGCAACTCGAAAACACCCACTATTTCGACACGGTCCGCCTGACGTTGCACGACATCGAAGACAGCGATCTCTACACCAACCTTCTGGCCAATGTGGAGGAGTCGAAGACAGGCAGTTTCAACTTCGGCATGGGATACAGTTCCGAGGAAAGCGTGGGAGGATTCGCGGAATTCCGCCTGAACAATTTCGACATCGCGAATCCGCCGAGTTTTGCGGGGGGCGGCCAGATTTTTTCGACCCGCCTGTACATCGGCACGATTCGCGAGCAGTACAATCTCAGTTTCACCGACCCTGAAATCTTCGGGTATCCGCTTGGCATGGGCTTCGACGTTTTCGATGAATCGTACCGTTATTCGCGGCGGTCCCATTTCACGGAAGAAAGCCTCGGCGGCCAGATTCGTTTCATCAAACGGCTGTCGCCCAGCGTGACGCTCCGCACCGCCATCCGGTATTCCGACGTGAGTTACCACGACATCGCCTCGGAGTATACGCCCGAATGGAGGCGCGAGTTCGTCGAGAGCAATACGCTTAGCAACAGTTGGTCCATCATGCGCAAGACGCTGGATCACGACCGCGATCCGAGCCGGGGAAGCAAGCACGAACTGGTTGCAACCATTGCCGGTTTTGGCGCCGACAACAATTTTTACCGTTTTGAACACGATTCAACGTGGTATTTTCCGCTTAGCAGTTCCAAAAAATGGATCCTGTCTTTCCGCACGCGCGAGGGCTGGGCCGAGGCGTACGGTTCCAGCGATCGCCTTCCGATTTCCGAACGGTTTTTCGTGGGCGGCACGGACACGGTGCGCGGTTATGAAAACCGCGATATCGGCCCCAAGATCAAGCGCTACCAGGAGTACAAGGAGCGCGAAGCGATCGGCGGTTCCCTGCGGCTGATTGACAATCTGGAAGTGAAGTATAAAGTCACAAACATGCTGCGGTTGTACGCGTTTGTGGATGCCGGCGGCGTGTGGTGGGATGCCGGTGATTTCGATTTCGGCGACATCAAGTTCAGCAGCGGCTTGGGGCTGGGATTCGATATTCCCCGCATGGGACCGTTGCGGGTGGACTGGGGCGTGCCAATCAACCCGGATTCCGATCAGGTCCGCTCCGGACGCCTTCATCTCATGACCGGGTTTGCGTTCTAG
- a CDS encoding MBL fold metallo-hydrolase yields MQLLRGLYQVGGDLNGITWNGVDAGFEDGNSYAISTPGGIVMIDCGNGDTLPQIFDNMRYWGLEPDAIRACFLTHPHWDHAGAACLLQARGATLYAHRNTADAVRAGDERCCGFLYHKTFTPCPVDVPLDDGQQVSVCGITIEAMHLPGHSQGCTAYFFTHEGKRVAACGDVIGTLLCGDFGWSGSIDFDKKIYTESLRRFARVDTDIMLAGHGLCYFHQPRRRVEQALNSALIQWR; encoded by the coding sequence ATGCAACTTTTGCGCGGTCTGTACCAGGTGGGCGGCGACCTGAACGGTATTACTTGGAACGGCGTGGATGCGGGATTCGAGGATGGAAACAGTTATGCCATTTCCACACCCGGGGGCATCGTGATGATTGATTGCGGAAATGGCGACACGCTGCCGCAGATTTTCGACAACATGCGCTATTGGGGATTGGAACCGGACGCGATCCGCGCCTGCTTTCTGACGCATCCGCACTGGGATCACGCGGGCGCGGCCTGCCTGCTGCAAGCACGGGGCGCCACCCTGTATGCGCATCGCAACACCGCCGATGCCGTCCGGGCGGGCGACGAACGCTGCTGCGGATTCCTCTATCACAAAACCTTCACGCCCTGCCCCGTGGATGTGCCGCTCGACGACGGCCAACAGGTATCCGTTTGCGGAATAACGATCGAAGCGATGCACTTGCCCGGCCATTCGCAGGGATGCACCGCGTACTTCTTCACGCATGAAGGCAAGCGCGTTGCGGCCTGCGGCGACGTCATCGGCACCCTGTTGTGCGGCGATTTCGGCTGGAGCGGATCGATCGATTTCGACAAGAAGATCTATACCGAATCGCTTCGCCGTTTTGCGCGGGTGGACACCGACATCATGTTGGCCGGCCACGGACTTTGTTATTTCCATCAACCCCGGCGGCGCGTCGAACAGGCGCTCAACAGCGCGCTCATTCAATGGCGGTAG